In the genome of bacterium, one region contains:
- the acs gene encoding acetate--CoA ligase: protein MALGEQALEALLQEERRFPPPAAFREAANASDPSIYERAAADPEGFWEGFARELDWFEPWQKVLEWTPPHAKWFLGGKLNAAYNCLDRHLKGPRRNKAALVWEGEPGDTRVLTYWDLHREVSKFANVLRGLGVRRGDRVAIYLPMIPEAVIAMLACARIGAPHSVVFGGFSAESLRDRINDAQAKVLVTADGGFRRGRVVPLKANADEALKEAPSVERCVVVRRGAGLEVPVELVTGRDFWYHELMETASADCPPEAMDAEDLLYILYTSGTTGKPKGVVHTTGGYMTHVYATTKLVFDLKEDDVYWCTADVGWVTGHSYIVYGPLSCGATVVMYEGAPDWPDRGRFWQVVEKYGVTIFYTAPTAIRAFMRWGTEWPAKYDLSTLRLLGTVGEPINPEAWMWYHEHIGGGRCPIVDTWWQTETGGIMITPLPGITVTKPGSATVPFPGISADVLNDKGESVRAGYLAITRPWPGMLRTVYGDDERYRNQYWSRWPGIYFPGDGAKLDDDGYFTILGRVDDVLNVAGHRIGTMEVESALVDHPSVAEAAVVGRTDEVKGQAIAAFVTLKEGVQPSEELKNELRAHVARKIGAIARPDDILFAADLPKTRSGKIMRRLLRDLAEGRALGDTTTLADPAVVARLKAEYEAKEA, encoded by the coding sequence ATGGCGCTTGGTGAGCAGGCCCTGGAAGCGTTGTTGCAGGAGGAGCGGCGGTTTCCGCCCCCGGCGGCGTTCCGCGAGGCGGCGAACGCTTCGGACCCCAGCATCTACGAGCGGGCGGCGGCGGACCCGGAGGGGTTCTGGGAGGGCTTCGCGCGGGAGCTGGACTGGTTCGAGCCGTGGCAGAAGGTGCTGGAGTGGACGCCCCCGCACGCGAAGTGGTTCCTGGGGGGGAAGCTGAACGCGGCATACAACTGCCTGGACCGGCACCTGAAGGGGCCACGGCGGAACAAGGCGGCGCTGGTGTGGGAGGGCGAGCCGGGGGACACGCGGGTGCTGACGTACTGGGACCTGCACCGGGAGGTGTCCAAGTTCGCGAACGTGCTCCGCGGCCTGGGCGTGCGGCGAGGGGACCGTGTGGCGATCTACCTGCCGATGATCCCCGAGGCGGTGATCGCCATGCTGGCGTGCGCGCGGATCGGGGCGCCGCATTCGGTGGTGTTCGGCGGCTTCTCGGCGGAGAGTCTGCGTGACCGGATCAACGACGCCCAGGCGAAGGTGCTGGTGACCGCGGACGGCGGGTTCCGCCGTGGGCGGGTGGTGCCGTTGAAGGCGAATGCGGACGAGGCGCTCAAGGAGGCGCCGTCGGTCGAGCGGTGCGTGGTCGTCCGGCGCGGCGCGGGGCTCGAGGTTCCGGTCGAGCTGGTGACCGGCCGGGACTTCTGGTACCACGAGCTCATGGAGACCGCCTCGGCGGATTGTCCGCCGGAGGCCATGGACGCGGAGGACCTGCTCTACATCCTCTACACGTCGGGCACGACCGGGAAGCCGAAGGGCGTGGTGCACACGACGGGTGGGTACATGACCCACGTGTACGCCACCACGAAGCTGGTCTTCGACCTGAAGGAAGACGACGTCTACTGGTGTACGGCGGACGTCGGCTGGGTGACGGGACACAGCTACATCGTGTACGGCCCGCTCTCGTGCGGCGCGACGGTGGTGATGTACGAGGGCGCGCCCGACTGGCCGGACCGTGGGCGGTTCTGGCAGGTCGTGGAGAAGTACGGCGTGACGATCTTCTACACGGCGCCGACGGCGATCCGTGCGTTCATGCGCTGGGGGACCGAGTGGCCGGCGAAGTACGACCTCTCCACGTTGCGGCTGCTGGGCACGGTGGGCGAGCCCATCAACCCCGAGGCCTGGATGTGGTACCACGAGCACATCGGCGGAGGCCGGTGCCCGATCGTGGACACGTGGTGGCAGACGGAGACGGGTGGGATCATGATCACGCCGTTGCCCGGGATCACCGTGACGAAGCCGGGCAGCGCGACGGTCCCGTTCCCCGGCATCTCCGCGGACGTGCTGAACGACAAGGGCGAGTCCGTCCGTGCGGGCTACCTCGCCATCACCCGTCCATGGCCGGGGATGCTTCGGACCGTCTACGGCGACGATGAGCGCTACCGGAACCAGTACTGGTCGCGCTGGCCGGGGATCTACTTCCCAGGCGACGGCGCGAAGCTGGATGACGACGGCTACTTCACGATTCTCGGCCGGGTGGACGACGTGCTGAACGTCGCGGGCCACCGGATCGGCACCATGGAGGTCGAGAGCGCGCTGGTGGACCACCCGTCGGTGGCGGAAGCGGCGGTGGTGGGCCGCACGGACGAGGTGAAGGGGCAGGCGATCGCCGCCTTCGTCACGCTCAAGGAAGGCGTGCAGCCGAGCGAGGAGCTCAAGAACGAGCTGCGCGCTCACGTGGCGCGGAAGATCGGGGCGATCGCGCGGCCGGACGACATCCTGTTCGCCGCGGATCTGCCGAAGACGCGCTCGGGCAAGATCATGCGGCGGCTGCTGCGGGACCTGGCCGAGGGCCGCGCGTTGGGGGACACGACCACGCTGGCGGACCCGGCCGTCGTCGCGCGGCTGAAAGCCGAGTACGAGGCAAAGGAGGCCTGA
- a CDS encoding potassium transporter TrkA translates to MVVGLGNFGSGVVEMLHAQGQDVIALDVDPDKVERMRGVATRAEVVDATDARALDRVGAAGADAAVVSVGTDLATSVLAVLALQDVGVGEIYVKATTAEHAKILEKIGVTEIVRPERETAFRLATRLSLRLLNYLPIAPGYSLQELPTPDEFAGRTLLELELPKRYGVAVVAIHDVLTDELHVVPPADYLLKESDTLLVVGNDEALTALARLAGA, encoded by the coding sequence GTGGTGGTCGGTCTGGGCAACTTCGGCTCCGGCGTTGTCGAGATGCTCCACGCCCAGGGGCAGGACGTGATCGCGCTCGACGTGGACCCCGACAAGGTGGAGCGCATGCGCGGCGTGGCGACGCGCGCTGAAGTGGTGGACGCCACCGATGCTCGAGCGCTGGACCGCGTCGGCGCGGCCGGGGCGGATGCGGCGGTCGTGAGCGTGGGCACGGACCTGGCCACCAGCGTCCTGGCGGTGCTCGCGCTCCAGGACGTCGGAGTCGGCGAGATCTATGTGAAGGCGACCACCGCCGAGCACGCGAAGATCCTCGAGAAGATCGGCGTGACCGAGATCGTCCGGCCGGAACGGGAAACCGCGTTCCGGCTGGCGACGCGGCTCTCCCTGCGGCTCCTGAACTACCTCCCGATCGCCCCGGGCTACAGCCTCCAGGAACTGCCCACTCCGGACGAATTCGCGGGTCGTACGCTCCTCGAGCTCGAGCTCCCCAAACGCTACGGCGTGGCCGTCGTCGCGATCCACGATGTATTGACGGATGAGCTGCACGTCGTGCCGCCGGCCGACTACCTGCTCAAGGAATCGGACACGCTGCTGGTCGTAGGGAACGACGAGGCCCTCACCGCGCTGGCGCGCCTGGCGGGCGCGTGA
- a CDS encoding acetyltransferase produces the protein MDLPAATSAAYERWVGAIAEELSDPNCDRNELCRRILTDIYYPQYRDADPRELPEPTRIALLQMDPRNVTLEPEYYAEVDPERYYRVKPLIWLWEMFDKSPLGENVDLGVRFRRVLAKHIFARCGRNFKCFHFVKFSFGYRLEVGDDVVVHRHVLLDDRGGIVLGDRVSIADYANIYSHTHSLADPRDVETPRTVLGAGVRVTYHATVLAGVYMADDSMLGAMAVATKDVPSGQVALGIPAVPKLHKPPMEERPRHPPTRDPLATE, from the coding sequence GTGGACCTGCCGGCCGCGACGAGCGCGGCGTACGAGCGCTGGGTCGGCGCGATCGCCGAGGAACTCTCCGACCCGAACTGCGACCGGAACGAGCTGTGCCGGCGCATCCTCACGGACATCTACTACCCCCAATACCGCGACGCGGACCCGCGGGAGCTGCCGGAGCCGACGCGCATCGCGCTCCTCCAGATGGATCCCCGCAACGTCACCCTCGAGCCCGAGTACTACGCGGAGGTCGATCCCGAGCGCTACTACCGGGTCAAGCCGCTGATCTGGCTCTGGGAAATGTTCGACAAGAGCCCGCTCGGCGAGAACGTGGACCTGGGTGTGCGCTTCCGCCGTGTGCTGGCCAAGCACATCTTCGCCCGCTGCGGCAGGAACTTCAAGTGCTTTCACTTCGTCAAGTTCTCCTTCGGCTACCGGCTCGAGGTGGGGGACGACGTCGTCGTCCACCGGCACGTGCTCCTCGACGACCGCGGCGGGATCGTGCTCGGAGACCGCGTCTCCATCGCGGATTACGCCAACATCTACAGCCACACCCACTCGCTGGCCGACCCCCGGGACGTGGAAACGCCGCGCACCGTGCTCGGGGCGGGCGTACGCGTCACGTACCACGCGACCGTGCTCGCCGGGGTCTACATGGCGGATGACTCGATGCTCGGCGCGATGGCCGTCGCGACGAAGGACGTGCCGTCCGGGCAGGTCGCGCTCGGCATCCCGGCAGTGCCGAAGCTGCACAAGCCGCCCATGGAGGAGCGGCCGCGCCATCCCCCGACGAGGGACCCGCTCGCCACGGAGTGA
- a CDS encoding IMP dehydrogenase has protein sequence MIDPDRSPRIVGEGLTFDDVLLLPEHSEVHPRETDVRTWLTRKIQLSIPLVSAAMDTVTESRMAIAIAREGGIGIVHKNMSIERQVAEVDRVKRSESGMILNPITLTPERPLRDALALMEQFSISGVPIVDAEGKLVGIITNRDLQFEKELDRPIHEVMTKEGLVVAPVGTSLDEAEKILQRHRIEKLPVVDEQGRLRGLITVKDIFKRRQYPNACKDEHGRLRVGAAVGTSSRDFERAAELIAAGCDVLVIDTAHGHSQGVLDTLSRLREKFPEAQIIAGNVATAEGARALVERGADAVKVGIGPGSICTTRVVTGVGVPQLTAIMEAVRGVDGAVPVIADGGIKYSGDIVKALAAGASAVMIGSLLAGTEESPGESFLLEGRRYKTVRGMGSLSAMEQGSADRYFQGDVKDARKLVPEGIEGRVPYKGPVADVIFQLVGGLRSGMGYCGCRDLEALRTRTRFIRISNAGLRESHPHDVVITREAPNYHL, from the coding sequence ATGATCGATCCGGATCGCAGCCCACGCATCGTCGGCGAGGGCCTGACCTTCGACGACGTTTTGCTCCTGCCGGAGCATTCTGAAGTGCACCCGCGGGAGACGGACGTGCGCACGTGGTTGACGCGCAAGATCCAGCTCTCCATCCCGCTGGTGTCGGCGGCCATGGACACGGTGACCGAGTCGCGCATGGCGATCGCGATCGCGCGGGAGGGCGGCATCGGCATCGTGCACAAGAACATGTCCATCGAGCGTCAGGTGGCGGAGGTGGACCGGGTCAAGCGGTCGGAGAGCGGCATGATCCTGAACCCGATCACCCTGACGCCCGAGCGGCCGCTGCGGGACGCCCTTGCCCTGATGGAGCAGTTCTCGATCAGCGGCGTGCCGATCGTGGACGCGGAGGGGAAGCTGGTCGGGATCATCACCAACCGCGACCTCCAGTTCGAGAAGGAGCTGGACCGGCCGATCCACGAGGTGATGACCAAGGAAGGCCTGGTCGTGGCGCCCGTGGGCACGTCGCTGGACGAGGCGGAGAAGATCCTCCAGCGCCACCGGATCGAGAAGCTGCCGGTGGTGGACGAGCAGGGCAGGCTGCGCGGCCTGATCACGGTCAAGGACATCTTCAAGCGCCGGCAGTACCCCAACGCGTGCAAGGACGAGCACGGCCGGCTGCGGGTCGGCGCGGCGGTCGGCACGTCGAGCCGGGACTTCGAGCGTGCGGCCGAGCTGATCGCCGCCGGATGCGACGTGCTGGTGATCGACACGGCGCACGGCCACTCGCAAGGCGTGCTGGACACGCTCTCCCGGCTGCGCGAGAAGTTCCCGGAGGCGCAGATCATCGCCGGCAACGTGGCCACGGCGGAAGGCGCGCGGGCGCTGGTCGAGCGCGGCGCAGACGCGGTGAAGGTCGGGATCGGGCCGGGCAGCATCTGCACGACCCGGGTGGTGACCGGCGTCGGCGTGCCGCAGCTCACGGCCATCATGGAGGCGGTGCGCGGCGTGGACGGCGCGGTGCCCGTGATCGCGGACGGCGGCATCAAGTACTCGGGCGACATCGTGAAGGCCCTGGCCGCCGGGGCGAGCGCCGTCATGATCGGTTCGCTCCTGGCGGGAACGGAGGAGAGCCCGGGCGAGAGCTTCCTCCTCGAGGGCCGGCGCTACAAGACCGTGCGCGGGATGGGCTCGCTCTCCGCAATGGAGCAGGGCTCGGCCGACCGCTACTTCCAGGGCGACGTGAAAGACGCCCGCAAGCTGGTGCCGGAGGGGATCGAGGGGCGGGTCCCCTACAAGGGCCCGGTCGCCGATGTGATCTTCCAGCTCGTCGGCGGTCTGCGGAGCGGCATGGGCTACTGCGGCTGCCGCGACCTCGAGGCGCTGCGGACCCGCACCCGCTTCATCCGCATCAGCAACGCCGGGCTCCGCGAGTCGCACCCGCACGACGTGGTCATCACCCGCGAGGCGCCGAACTACCACCTGTAG
- a CDS encoding lytic transglycosylase, with protein sequence MRPCRGGPRPSRAGPFLAPAREHMFAGRRIAGRPRAARRDPKTTDPPEAMPAHQYAWMLAAGLLVALLALAAGDVMRRAEDTQPEVPPVEELLSGAAAAPEVDAEPQWDLTVTRNERVEYWIRFLRTRNHDRTRLWLERSGRYAPMIRRELRARNMPQDLVYLALIESGFSPRARSRAQAVGIWQFIAETGRRYGLEVSPYVDERRDPIAATRAALDYLQDLYRRFGSWYLAAAAYNTGENRVERILRERVGGARGHDSLFWKIDQYLPRETRDYVPLMLAAAHIAKEPEKYGFRNLRYHAPLEFETVRVPGGVSLAAAARAAEVGVDVIRDLNPHLVRDMTPPGRTWTLRIPKGRREVFARNFSRMAPSERLAMVHHTVRRGETLSHIALRYGTTVEALRAANGWIDPRRLRVGQRLRVPASRRVQASAAATRVHRVRPGDTLWALARRYGVTVSQLRAWNGLGRSDRILPGQRLRVSP encoded by the coding sequence ATGCGGCCGTGTCGTGGCGGGCCCCGCCCGAGCCGGGCGGGGCCTTTTCTCGCGCCCGCCCGGGAACATATGTTTGCGGGGCGGCGTATAGCCGGCCGTCCTCGCGCCGCGCGGCGCGACCCGAAGACAACCGATCCACCCGAAGCCATGCCTGCTCACCAGTACGCCTGGATGCTCGCCGCAGGGCTCCTCGTCGCCCTGCTCGCCCTGGCCGCCGGCGACGTGATGCGGCGAGCGGAGGACACGCAACCGGAGGTGCCGCCCGTGGAAGAGCTCCTGTCCGGGGCCGCGGCGGCGCCGGAAGTGGACGCAGAACCCCAGTGGGACCTGACGGTCACGCGCAACGAGCGGGTCGAGTACTGGATCCGGTTCCTGCGGACGCGGAACCACGACAGGACCCGCCTGTGGCTGGAGCGCTCCGGACGCTACGCGCCGATGATCCGCCGCGAGCTGCGTGCGCGGAACATGCCGCAGGACCTGGTCTATCTGGCGCTGATCGAGAGCGGGTTCTCCCCCCGCGCCCGCTCCCGGGCTCAGGCGGTGGGGATCTGGCAGTTCATCGCGGAGACGGGGCGCCGCTACGGCCTGGAGGTCTCGCCCTATGTGGACGAGCGCCGGGATCCGATCGCGGCGACCCGGGCGGCGCTGGACTACCTGCAGGACCTCTACCGCCGGTTCGGGAGCTGGTACCTGGCGGCGGCCGCGTACAACACGGGGGAGAACCGGGTCGAGCGGATCCTGCGGGAGCGGGTCGGCGGGGCCCGGGGCCACGACTCTCTGTTCTGGAAGATCGACCAGTACCTGCCGCGGGAGACGCGGGACTACGTGCCGCTGATGCTGGCGGCGGCCCACATCGCCAAGGAGCCGGAGAAGTACGGCTTCAGGAACTTGCGCTACCACGCCCCGCTGGAGTTCGAGACCGTCCGCGTGCCGGGGGGCGTCTCGCTGGCGGCGGCGGCGAGGGCCGCGGAAGTCGGCGTGGACGTGATCCGGGACCTCAACCCGCACCTGGTGCGGGACATGACGCCACCCGGCCGCACGTGGACGCTCCGGATCCCGAAAGGCCGGCGGGAGGTCTTCGCACGCAACTTCTCGCGCATGGCGCCGAGCGAGCGGCTGGCCATGGTCCACCACACGGTGCGGCGGGGCGAGACGCTGAGCCATATCGCACTCCGCTACGGGACGACGGTGGAGGCGCTGCGCGCCGCGAACGGCTGGATCGATCCGCGGCGGCTCCGGGTGGGGCAGCGGCTGCGGGTCCCGGCGAGCCGGCGGGTGCAGGCCAGCGCGGCCGCGACGCGCGTCCACCGGGTCCGTCCCGGCGACACGCTCTGGGCGCTGGCGCGGCGCTACGGGGTCACCGTGAGCCAGCTCCGGGCCTGGAACGGGCTGGGCCGCAGCGACCGGATCCTTCCGGGCCAGCGGCTCCGCGTGTCGCCGTGA
- the moaC gene encoding cyclic pyranopterin monophosphate synthase MoaC yields the protein MDQRLTHQDEAGRPRMVDVSDKEPTLRTAVAEGFLRTSPATIEALRAGRTPKGDPLVVARIAGIQAAKRTADLLPLCHPLPLSSIEVDVDIAPDGSGLHATATVRVHARTGVEMEALTAVTVSLLAAYDMLKAVDRTLRIEGVRLLRKTGGRSGDWEAPGPARGGAETPA from the coding sequence ATGGACCAGAGGCTCACCCACCAGGACGAAGCCGGACGCCCCCGAATGGTGGACGTCTCCGACAAGGAGCCGACCCTCCGCACCGCCGTCGCCGAGGGCTTCCTCCGCACCAGCCCGGCAACCATCGAGGCCCTGCGCGCTGGCCGCACCCCGAAGGGCGATCCCCTCGTCGTCGCCAGGATCGCCGGGATCCAGGCCGCCAAGCGCACCGCGGACCTGCTGCCCCTCTGCCACCCGCTCCCGCTGTCCTCGATTGAGGTCGACGTGGACATCGCCCCGGACGGCTCCGGCCTGCACGCCACCGCCACCGTTCGGGTCCACGCCCGCACGGGCGTCGAAATGGAGGCGCTGACCGCCGTGACCGTCTCCCTCCTCGCTGCGTACGACATGCTCAAGGCCGTTGACCGGACCCTGCGGATCGAGGGTGTGCGGCTCCTCCGGAAAACCGGCGGCCGGTCCGGGGACTGGGAGGCGCCCGGCCCGGCCCGCGGCGGGGCCGAAACGCCCGCCTAG